The Platichthys flesus chromosome 5, fPlaFle2.1, whole genome shotgun sequence genome contains the following window.
CCatagaaattagtttttttggAGCTTTTATAAAgcaaacaacacattcaaaagATCTGATAGAAAGAGGAAGCCTATTCCAAAGTTTAGGTGGAACAGCCTCACAATCACCTCTGGATTTTAAATAGGAATAGGAAACTGATAACAACAGGCCTTGAGCAGTTGATGAGAGTCCGTGCACTTGAATAAGGGCTAAACATCTTGGCTTCATCAACCCCATTTTCTCAGTAATTTGTACAAATAGGAACTAATTTTGGAGCAATTTCTTATTTATTCCTTGTATAAAATTTTCATTGTTCCTATTAATCTGTCCATGTGggaacattttcactttttctctGTAGCTGGTGGATTTCAGAATACATCTTCTGCTGTGGCTCGTGGATAGAAAGGTTAATATCGTCACATGCAGGCAGTTTCTCAAATTTATGTTGCACCAATGCACTTAGCTTCTGTAATAAACAGAATTAGATCATCAATCCTCTTATATAGTTAGGCTTATTTAGTCCAAAACAATTTCAGTGGAGGACATATCATGTAGTCACATATTTATTATACTGACCTCGTAAGCATGACAACTACAGACTTACTTTTTTGGTAAGCTTCTACCTTTGAAGTCATAAATATAACCCCCACTTCTATTCATTATCCAGGAAAAGCAGGACTGGGATCACATAGCATATCTGAGAGGACTGAGGCACAACCAAAACCGACTCCAGAGAACAGTGAGGAGCTGTTGAGGGAGATCATGACGCAAGGCTCACAGATatctgcagcattttttttcCCTGAAGAACTAGAAGAAACGTGCAAGGCTAACGATCCATCACATCTCCCAGCTTTGGAAATGGACTCTAGTTGGACTGGGCTTCTGCTGAATCACAAACTTGGGGCTGAGAATGATCATGATTCAGCCAAAACAAGAGTTTCTTTAAAGCCTGCAGAACACGAGCTGTCTGAATCTGTAACAGCAGACGTTTACTCTCAGGCTGCCCAGAATGCAACGTCAGGATCCTGTGAAGCTAGACtacaaaacagcaaaacattggGTGTGaagataaaacaggaaataactaTTGATTCTGATGGCTGTGAGGAAAGTGAGCATccggaaaagaaagaaattccAAATTCTGGAAGGAAGTCTTTCTCGTGCTCTTATAAACAGCAAAGACTGAGTTCAGAAGCACACAAACGGAACCACATTTACCATAAAGCCACTGTGCAGGAGGTTGTGAAGCTGCATTCCAAAGGTTGTACAGGTCTCAAATTGCAAGCAGCTATACATCACCTCCACAGACCATTGAAAAGGAACCCTCACACGCTCTcgaacagcagcacagcagcattGTCTCTAGCTCATTCTCAGGTTGTGAACTCAAATCCCCTCAACAGAATCCCTTCCACATCCAAAGCcgccccaccccctcctctctcgGCACAGCGGGTTCACCTGGTAGACAAACAGGCAGCGCCGCTCAGCCGAACCGCAGCCCAGTGGGTTAGCGTCAGATCCCAGTCTGCCATCGCACATCACACCAGCCCTGTACccaacacagactctcacacTGGCCCCAGGAACATCCTGCGCTGCAGCCAGTGCGGAAAGTGCTTTCCACACCCCAGCAACCTGAAGGCTCATCTGCAGACTCACACAGGTGAGCGGCCTTTCTGCTGCTCGCTCTGCGGTCGCAGCTTCACCAAGCTGAGCAACCTCAAAGCCCACCGCCGGGTCCACACTGGGGAGAGGCCATACTGCTGTATGGCTTGTGGCAAACGCTTCACCCAGAAATGTAACCTCAAACGGCACCAGAGGATCCACTTGGATGTATGAGGGTGGAcagaaagtgacaaaaatacacaattgctgtgtgtttctttaaaatGCTACAGTGTTTCTTTTGCAGTGGTACTATGATGCATTGCGAAAGTCCTTTATGTGTACTTGTCCCTTGAAGTGATCGTCCCAAGTTCTTCTACGAAATCCAGAAAGACTCATATAGGACCTTCTGGAGAtgtgttaatgttatttaaatgacTTAAAGGCATTGTGCTGTGAAATGTATTGTGCACTAAAATAGGTCAATTGTCACTTTTGGTCAATAAAATACTATTTATTCTGTGAACACTAATATTCTTTCATGATATCAATTGTACAATGCCTGTGAGCAAGTGACAAACACACCAATTAACCATGGACAATCCCTGTTTAACTTAATAACTCGCTCACGATTTATATCATATCACCTCAGCCAAGTAgaatatgttttcatctgtttgtctattagtcagcaggattacacacaacCGATGGATTACCACGAAACAAGGTGGAAGGACAATATATATCGGTCagaaagaatccattaaatTTTGGTGCAGTTTTGGGTCAtgcattttcactttctttaccaTTTAACAACAGGGCATTTTTCTACATTCTCAGATAATAATTCCCGGATATTGATTCTTACCAGAATTTGGTTCAGATCTCCATTGAAATCCAGATCTTATTAATAAATATGTGCTTTTATAATGGGACTGTTTGACCTTGTCAGAGGTATGCCCTCGGATGAGCTTCCTTCTAGTTCAGAATAGTGTAAATTGAGTctaattgcattttattttgataatattCTTATtctgtacatttgtttttaattgtgcaAGCTGACAATTTCTATGTTATacttatttgtatatttataatttatacatacaaaacattttatacaataaaagCTATTCTAGACCTTcaggataaaaacaaatattaaactaaaatatttagatttaatttttAAGCATGAACGATGGAtgaagcaaaataacaaaccacTACAAACTACAGATTATTCCTGCCCTGAGCATGTACAATTAATCTTGAGAACTCTTACACTTAAAAGAGTCATCGCAATCGAGGGTCCATGAGTATGATTTGTTTGTCTTCACATTCTGATCAACTGAAAATACTAAATCTTAGACAACACGGATTTATATATCACTgataattatttaaatacttaatttttagcaaagaaaaaaacaacacctgtCAAGTTCAACATTATGTTATAGTATCTAGAATGACCACTTGGTGTCACCCTTTCACCACACTGCAATTACAAGGGCCTTCGCTAGATGATTTCTAAGCAGTGACTATCAATGAACAGAAGAGTAATCATGAAGAAAACCAGTCTGTTAGAGTAACAGTAATTCAGTAGACACTGTTTAAGGGCGTACATGTGTGTCTGAGCCTGTGTATGTTATATATCTCATCTTCAGCTTAGCGCCATGTGTTGTATCTAGTTTGAGTCAGAGCAGGACGGCGCAGGGGGAACAACTGATAACATTTTAATCTTATTTTCAAGGTGAGAAAAAGAatgtcctctctgtctctatcacacacacacacacacacacaaacagaatgtgGATTAAAGCAGTGCTCCGGTTCTAGATCATATCTTTTCTTCTTGATGTTTGAACCCAATAACAAGAAGTTGAAGAGCGATGGAGTCATACCTACTTAGCCGAATCTGCAGGGAGCATTACAGATAGTGGAGGCTGCCGTGTGAGCTGAATTGTAAAAGAAGCAGCCTCTTGGTTCTCAGTCCGAAGGGATGCAGTGCACAGATATGCTGTATATACACGTGAACACATCCCTGTATGTTGGCCGAGTGTTTCTAACCTGTGAGCTACAACATGAGCTGTAATCTATAATACATTAAGCTCATTTGACTCCTCAGCGTATCCTTTAATTGGACCACTGTGATGTAAGCATTTCTTTTGATGATGTTTAATTACTTTAAAGAAACTACCCACAAGcgcttttatttcctgtttcctctctgtgtccttAGCCTTCACATTCCGACACGTTTTCTGTTCTCTGTACATACACTCTCTTCAGAGGGCAGCCAGTTTGCCCTGAGGCGGCAGAATGGTGATGAAcatgagtttgtgtttctatgtgaAGGGTTGGTCTGTTTGGCTCTCCTTTTGGCCATATCTGAAAGCTGTGCGCTGAGCTGCTGTTAAATTGGATTTggttagaaaaaataaaataggcCACACACTTGTACAAATTGGCAACTCCTATTGAAGTATCCCTGAGCAAGAAAGTGAACCCCAGCCTGCTTCCTCTGTGTCATGCTGCACATTACATCAACTAAGGGGCTGTAAGAAAATGATTGGCATAGGTAAGGGTGCAGAATATAATTGTTTTCGCTAAAtttatcaattatttaaaaGCTTCAATAACCTCCCCCATATATAAAGTTGGATATATATTTCTGTAAGGTAAACATGAGAAAATGTAGGACAGAAATAGTTTTTTCACCAAGTtccccaaacaacaacaaagcagcACATGTTTAATGttgaagtgtatttttttttatgattattattattatcattattactacATGATGAGGatggcaataataataataatacttacaataacaataacaataataagaataagaataagaataatatgTGGATTCAATGAGTTACTTGTGGCCACCAGCACAAAATGAAACCTGACTACCACATCCACAGACACATCCATAAACTCAAACTGGCTTAATCACATAATTTGGGTTTTGCAAATGTAAATGATGTATATCTGATGTTTATCTGCATAGGAAATGAGGTAAGTGAGATCCGATGACAGGtggccacaggagacacattcggGACACATGTTAACACCAGCTGTGAATAGACGAACTTGGAGCAGCCCACATGGGGACCACTGAGCTGTGGCGGTAGAACgggttgtcctctaaccaggAAGTTGGCGGTTTGATCCCCATCTCCCCCATTTTgcgtgccgaagtgtccttaggcaagactgaaccctgaatgaatgatgtgtgatagagaaagtgctgcacgtACTGTAGATGTACTATATGAAGTAAAGCTGTCCTGtaaaagctttgagtggtcatcaagactagaaacatgctatataaatgcagaccatttacttgtgatcggatctctcaAGAGGGATGTCATGGGGTTACCTCATGCCCTGTAATATGTAAGCTTGCAAAcacttgacacacacaaacaaggggCATACAGTTCTAATTTATTCCCTCTAGGAAAATTTTTGTTACCTGTCATGTGCTATGTTCACACTATTTGTTGCACCACCTCTGGACCACATGTAGGCTAGTCCGGGGGGGTGGGGTAACTGTAATCAGGGCCCGCAGGCAGCCTATAGAGCCCAATACTCAGGGGCCTGGTTAGggccgagcactgacaggcactgacagacgcAAGGTCCTATtgtaattgtaattattattattcaggcaaattaattggctttttgagggcttaaacatgctcaaattcgTACCCAAAtctgcagaaagttagaaagtggtgaaaattgaCGTATTTttgaggaattttcaatgggcttCGATAATGGCTCAACGTTGCTTTCCGAGAGCCCCGGAACATGTTCGTATTGACCGATcgtcacaaaaatcgatacataGGTGtgtcatgaccagacaaacaaaaaagttggAAAAACACTACAGGAAGCCTGactttttgtattttagttGCCTCAAAACGAATGCAACGCCACAAATGCATGTGCTAGGGCTCGCCCAGTGATTtcaatgtatatttatatattaaaatatttcaagCAATTCTGTAGCTATATAATAAACTAGGACTACGTTGAGTCAAATTTACAACTTGGATGCAATAGAATAATGTCTATTATCAAAAGCCAGATTAAAGAGATGTGTTTTAAAGTCATATGTATGATTTCCACACCTCCAGCAGCTCTCAGGTCCTCGGGCGGAGTGTTCCAGTGGATCAGAGTCAAAAGCTGCCTCACCAAAACaaaagtttttgtgttttggaacAGTTCACTGACCAGTACCAAAGGAGACGAGGAGCCGTATTGGTTCTATGAGCGTATGAAACATGTCTGCATGGTCCATGAAGAGCttcaaaaacaattaaaagaaacTTAAAACCAGCAGGGACCAGTGCAGAGACCCTGCAGAGTTCAGGGCTGGTGTGAACTCTTTCCCTGGTTCTGGTAACAATCAGGCTGCAGAGCTCTGAATCAGCTGTAGATCATTTCTGACAGTTCGGGGTCGACCTCACATTCGACACTACACAAGTCAAACCTGCTCAAAACGGAAGAAATACAATACGTTGTGGTCCAGTTAGAGAGAATTTCCTCATGCAAGGTCCAAAACATCATAACGTCTATCATACAGAGAAGTGTTCCTTTTGTGTCTTCCACCTCTGACACAAATGT
Protein-coding sequences here:
- the LOC133953524 gene encoding zinc finger protein 28 homolog produces the protein MSDLDSLIVTFQTQLSDVMESVVKTAMYEVTRLVEDGFLKEVETLRMQLQWTEKKLSDREGEKRGRCVDCAKKDVELSTDAAGDGCDHQQQDDGLRVCAVKKEGSPVERWTQGHRLGVVSELPQEADNASAAPSPERESQAAEEEEVVPAVDVKEEEGTKPSCSSVHLGEWSDTLDGKAGLGSHSISERTEAQPKPTPENSEELLREIMTQGSQISAAFFFPEELEETCKANDPSHLPALEMDSSWTGLLLNHKLGAENDHDSAKTRVSLKPAEHELSESVTADVYSQAAQNATSGSCEARLQNSKTLGVKIKQEITIDSDGCEESEHPEKKEIPNSGRKSFSCSYKQQRLSSEAHKRNHIYHKATVQEVVKLHSKGCTGLKLQAAIHHLHRPLKRNPHTLSNSSTAALSLAHSQVVNSNPLNRIPSTSKAAPPPPLSAQRVHLVDKQAAPLSRTAAQWVSVRSQSAIAHHTSPVPNTDSHTGPRNILRCSQCGKCFPHPSNLKAHLQTHTGERPFCCSLCGRSFTKLSNLKAHRRVHTGERPYCCMACGKRFTQKCNLKRHQRIHLDV